A DNA window from Oryzias latipes chromosome 5, ASM223467v1 contains the following coding sequences:
- the LOC101168779 gene encoding myoD family inhibitor domain-containing protein: MDEDSRSTPVSPGPAEDENAGLEASNSHKDSNSKREDGSLDPKPSGSEELTPTYTEPLILRVNGTLATLHVDDGEDCKNNISISQTELSTPDKSIITSPPAARSTPIHPTQPCRSQPNSQLRNGAKSLEHVHCPHTHCLNHTPHAFKSNPVRNGGSHRHPKLGSLPRGGSSTSSSSSAGPKYSRKLQSNPSITSQSSKRSKSSSKSNSSQIPTEAQDDCCVHCILACLFCEFLTLCNIMLDCATCGSCAGEDSCFCCCCASEECGDCDLPCDMDCGIIDACCESADCLEICMECCSLCFSS, encoded by the exons ATGGATGAAGACAGTAGGTCcactcccgtctctccagggcCAGCTGAGGATGAAAACGCCGGTCTGGAGGCTTCAAACTCACACAAAGACTCAAATTCAAAGAGAGAGGATGGCTCCCTGGACCCCAAACCCTCTGGAAGTGAGG AGTTGACTCCCACGTACACTGAGCCCCTCATATTGAGGGTAAATGGCACATTGGCCACTCTGCATGTGGATGATGGAGAAGATTGCAAGAACAACATCAGTATTTCACAAACAGAGCTTTCAACACCAGACAAGAGTATTATTACAT ctccacctgctgctcgATCTACCCCGATCCACCCCACACAGCCATGTCGGTCGCAGCCCAACAGTCAGCTACGCAATGGAGCCAAGAGCCTGGAGCACGTGCACTGCCCTCACACGCACTGTTTGAACCACACACCGCACGCCTTTAAGTCCAACCCCGTCAGGAACGGGGGCTCTCACAGACATCCAAAGCTCGGCTCTCTGCCTCGAGGCGGCTCATCcacctcctcatcttcatcagcagGACCCAAATACTCCAGGAAACTTCAGTCTAACCCTTCCATCACCTCCCAGAGCAGCAAGAGGAGCAAGAGCAGCTCCAAGAGCAACAGCTCCCAGATTCCTACAGAAGCGCAGGATG ACTGCTGCGTTCACTGTATTCTGGCCTGCCTATTTTGTGAGTTCCTAACGCTGTGCAACATTATGCTGGACTGTGCCACCTGCGGCTCCTGTGCTGGCGAGGACTCGtgtttctgttgctgctgtgcgTCGGAGGAGTGTGGCGACTGTGACCTGCCCTGTGACATGGACTGTGGCATCATCGATGCCTGCTGCGAGTCGGCAGACTGCCTAGAGATCTGTATGGAGTGCTGCAGCCTTTGCTTCTCCTCCTGA